In Sphingobacteriaceae bacterium, the following proteins share a genomic window:
- a CDS encoding alkaline phosphatase, producing the protein MWDFLKQLTDPNSIIEYGGLWLLLFVIFAETGLLIGFFLPGDNLILLAGILCKAKPELMHVGYLEMVSLMSLAAVLGNTAGYWFGRKAGEKLYARKDSWLFKQRQIEVTKTYYDKYGGNLTLVMARFLPVVRTFAPIIAGVIKIDFFKFMFFNIVGALAWVLSLTGIGFFLVQIFPQITDYMGYIFIALIILTALPILRLIFKTKKAGK; encoded by the coding sequence ATGTGGGACTTCCTTAAACAATTAACCGATCCAAACAGTATCATCGAATACGGTGGTTTGTGGCTACTCTTATTCGTGATCTTCGCGGAGACAGGTTTATTAATCGGCTTCTTTTTGCCCGGAGACAATCTCATTTTATTAGCGGGAATTTTATGCAAAGCAAAGCCCGAGCTAATGCATGTAGGTTACCTGGAAATGGTTTCGCTCATGTCTCTGGCCGCAGTACTTGGAAATACCGCCGGTTATTGGTTTGGAAGAAAAGCCGGGGAAAAACTATATGCGCGTAAAGACAGCTGGTTATTTAAGCAAAGACAAATTGAGGTTACCAAAACCTATTACGATAAGTATGGAGGAAATCTAACGCTTGTAATGGCGCGTTTTCTGCCTGTTGTGAGAACTTTTGCGCCGATAATTGCTGGTGTGATTAAAATAGATTTTTTCAAATTTATGTTTTTCAATATCGTAGGGGCGCTTGCCTGGGTATTAAGTCTTACCGGCATAGGATTTTTCCTGGTGCAGATCTTTCCTCAGATAACGGATTACATGGGTTACATCTTTATTGCTCTTATTATCCTTACAGCTTTACCCATACTAAGATTAATTTTTAAGACGAAAAAAGCCGGTAAGTAA
- a CDS encoding ABC transporter ATP-binding protein, whose translation MHKQPLLEVKNLVTQFKTETELVKAVNDVSFTLNKGETIGIVGESGSGKSVTSLSVMRLIPNPPGKITSGEIIYHSKEGKRIDLVKTEIEEMRKYRGNEIAMIFQEPMTSLNPVMKCGEQVMEAILLHRQVSKETARQKTIDLFKEVQLPAPELMFDRYPHQLSGGQKQRVMIAMAISCEPSVLIADEPTTALDVTVQKTILELLQKLQQQYQMGIMFITHDLGVIAELADQVVVMYKGKIVEQGPVFEIFSDPKHPYTKSLLACRPPLDFRVKRLPVVSDFMTRGENGEIIEVDTNVSEALKSAIITSNEREAEHKELYQREKILELKNVRTWFPAKKTFLGKVLSYSKAVDDVSFDVYEGETLGLVGESGCGKTTLGRTILKLAEASGGSVLYKNRDLLTMDESEFRQYRKDMQLIFQDPYSSLNPRITIGSAIEEPMRVHQIFKTQAERKAKVIELLKRVGLEEKHYNRYPHEFSGGQRQRICIARALGLNPKFIICDESVSALDVSVQAQVLNLLNELKKEFKFTYIFISHDLSVVKFMSDRMVVMQKGKIEEMGDPDEIYLNPKSEYTRKLIDSIPKGDLENIKDAMLRKEK comes from the coding sequence ATGCATAAGCAGCCTCTGCTGGAAGTAAAGAACCTTGTAACACAGTTTAAAACAGAAACGGAGCTTGTAAAAGCTGTGAATGATGTTTCTTTTACTTTAAATAAAGGTGAAACTATTGGCATTGTGGGTGAGAGCGGCTCTGGAAAATCAGTGACTTCACTTTCAGTCATGCGCCTGATACCAAATCCCCCTGGAAAAATAACCAGCGGAGAAATTATTTACCACAGTAAAGAGGGCAAGAGAATTGATCTGGTAAAAACGGAGATAGAAGAAATGCGAAAATACCGCGGTAATGAAATCGCGATGATTTTCCAGGAACCAATGACTTCGCTTAATCCGGTTATGAAATGTGGTGAGCAGGTAATGGAAGCTATTCTTCTACATCGTCAGGTGTCTAAAGAAACAGCGAGGCAAAAAACAATTGATCTTTTTAAAGAAGTGCAGCTGCCTGCACCGGAATTAATGTTCGACAGGTATCCTCATCAACTGTCGGGTGGACAAAAACAAAGGGTCATGATAGCAATGGCTATCAGTTGCGAACCAAGCGTTTTAATTGCCGACGAACCTACTACAGCTTTAGATGTTACCGTTCAGAAAACAATTCTGGAACTATTACAAAAACTGCAGCAGCAGTATCAGATGGGTATTATGTTCATTACTCATGATCTTGGCGTTATTGCGGAGCTTGCAGACCAGGTAGTGGTAATGTATAAAGGCAAAATTGTAGAGCAGGGTCCGGTTTTCGAAATTTTTTCTGACCCGAAACATCCTTATACAAAAAGTTTGTTGGCATGTCGCCCACCTTTAGATTTTAGAGTAAAGCGTTTACCGGTAGTTAGTGATTTTATGACTCGGGGGGAGAACGGAGAAATTATTGAAGTAGATACGAATGTTAGTGAAGCGTTAAAGAGCGCGATCATCACATCAAATGAACGTGAGGCAGAGCACAAAGAACTATATCAAAGGGAGAAAATTTTAGAACTTAAAAATGTGCGAACGTGGTTTCCTGCTAAAAAAACCTTTTTAGGAAAAGTGCTAAGCTATAGTAAAGCAGTGGATGACGTGAGCTTTGATGTGTATGAGGGAGAAACGTTAGGATTGGTTGGGGAAAGCGGCTGTGGTAAAACCACCCTGGGACGAACTATTTTAAAATTAGCGGAAGCTAGTGGAGGAAGTGTTCTATACAAAAATCGAGATCTATTGACTATGGATGAAAGTGAATTCCGTCAGTATCGCAAAGATATGCAGCTGATTTTCCAGGATCCGTACTCTTCTTTAAACCCACGCATTACAATTGGATCGGCCATTGAAGAGCCTATGCGTGTCCATCAAATTTTTAAGACGCAGGCAGAACGAAAAGCCAAAGTGATAGAACTTTTAAAACGGGTTGGTCTTGAAGAAAAACACTATAACCGTTATCCACATGAGTTTAGCGGCGGGCAACGTCAGCGGATTTGCATTGCGCGCGCTTTGGGACTAAATCCTAAATTTATTATCTGCGATGAAAGTGTAAGTGCTCTGGATGTGAGCGTACAGGCTCAGGTTTTGAACTTATTAAACGAATTAAAGAAGGAATTTAAGTTTACTTACATATTTATCAGTCACGATTTAAGCGTTGTGAAATTTATGAGTGATCGCATGGTGGTAATGCAAAAAGGAAAGATAGAAGAGATGGGAGATCCCGATGAGATTTATTTGAATCCCAAAAGCGAGTATACCCGTAAGCTCATAGATTCTATTCCAAAAGGAGATCTGGAAAATATTAAAGACGCTATGTTGCGAAAAGAGAAATAA
- a CDS encoding tRNA (guanosine(46)-N7)-methyltransferase TrmB has protein sequence MPSKQEKFADFETFKNCFTLFYENLQKGFDLKGKWRSEYFKNDHPIILELGCGKGEYTVGLAKNNPGRNYIGVDIKGNRIWTGASQALAENMHNVGFLRTRIDFIDYCFAENEVDEIWITFPDPQPQSTRARARLTHNLFTERYKKILKKDGIVHLKTDSTSFYEYTLEVIEENRFPLIWHTNDLYKNCPADREELIKIKTYYEKMFTDKGEDIKYIQFKLN, from the coding sequence ATGCCAAGTAAACAAGAAAAATTTGCCGATTTCGAAACATTCAAAAATTGTTTTACCCTGTTTTACGAAAATCTACAGAAGGGCTTTGATCTGAAAGGCAAATGGCGTTCTGAATATTTTAAAAACGATCATCCTATCATTCTCGAGTTAGGTTGCGGAAAAGGCGAGTATACTGTAGGTTTGGCGAAAAATAATCCAGGTAGAAATTACATAGGGGTGGATATTAAAGGAAATCGCATATGGACGGGAGCTTCACAAGCACTTGCCGAGAATATGCACAATGTGGGATTTTTAAGAACACGCATCGATTTTATTGACTATTGCTTTGCAGAGAATGAAGTTGACGAAATATGGATAACTTTTCCTGATCCTCAACCGCAAAGCACCCGGGCGCGCGCGCGTTTAACGCACAATCTCTTTACAGAGCGTTATAAAAAAATCCTTAAAAAAGACGGCATCGTCCACCTGAAAACAGACAGCACCAGCTTCTATGAATATACTTTAGAAGTGATTGAAGAAAATAGATTCCCCCTGATTTGGCACACAAATGATCTCTACAAAAATTGTCCGGCAGATAGAGAAGAACTCATTAAAATTAAGACCTATTATGAGAAGATGTTCACTGACAAAGGCGAGGATATCAAATACATTCAGTTTAAATTGAATTAA
- a CDS encoding antibiotic ABC transporter ATP-binding protein has product MIRRILSYTKSYKKLFYGAVFMTLALSALAIVRPLLISTALNDYVIKERSSEKLNYICLVILGFLLLEAFLQVINIRITNLLGQNIVKDLRNQVYTHILHLKNTYFDNSPVGTLVTRAISDIESLSDVFSQGFIVIAGDIVMLIIFIVAMFVKNWILAFLALSTIPLLFIATALFKRGVKKTFTLVRNAVAALNTFTQEHITGMRLVQLFNREDRELEKFKEINAQHRIANIKSIFYYSVFFPVVEILSSFSIALIIWFVGVKGSSYAINLGDITFFVMMINMLFRPIRMLADRLNTLQMGIVSAERVFKVLDTDEKISNTGTLNFESVKDNIEFKDVWFAYRKDHFVLKNVSFKINAGQTIALVGATGAGKSTIINLLSRFYEYNKGHIFIDGIEIRDFDLESLRKNTGVVLQDVYLFNDSILNNITLNNSAIQFEEVERATKEIGLYEYILSLPGGFQYQVTERGQSLSAGQRQLIAFIRAFVYQPSIFILDEATATIDTQTEILIQRAVEKISEGRTSIIIAHRLSTIKHVNKVLVFDQGEIIEEGSIPDLMGRDSRFKKLNELQNKEEIISS; this is encoded by the coding sequence ATGATCCGCAGAATTCTAAGCTATACAAAGTCCTATAAAAAACTTTTTTATGGAGCGGTGTTTATGACCTTAGCTTTGTCAGCGCTGGCCATTGTTCGCCCTTTGCTAATCAGTACCGCTTTAAATGACTACGTAATAAAGGAACGAAGCAGTGAAAAATTAAACTACATCTGTCTTGTTATTCTTGGGTTTCTTTTGTTGGAAGCTTTTCTGCAGGTAATTAATATCCGCATTACAAATTTGCTTGGACAAAACATTGTAAAGGACCTTCGCAACCAGGTGTATACACATATATTGCATTTGAAAAACACCTACTTCGACAACTCACCGGTGGGAACATTAGTTACAAGAGCTATTTCAGACATAGAGAGCCTGAGTGATGTTTTTTCACAAGGATTTATCGTGATTGCCGGTGACATTGTGATGCTGATTATTTTTATTGTAGCCATGTTTGTAAAAAACTGGATCCTTGCCTTTTTAGCTTTGAGCACTATTCCTTTGCTATTTATAGCAACAGCGCTCTTTAAAAGGGGGGTAAAAAAAACTTTCACTCTGGTGAGGAATGCTGTTGCAGCTTTAAATACATTTACACAAGAGCATATTACAGGGATGCGGCTTGTTCAACTTTTCAATCGCGAAGACAGAGAACTGGAAAAATTTAAAGAAATAAATGCACAACACCGCATCGCCAACATTAAATCCATTTTTTATTATTCTGTTTTTTTTCCGGTTGTAGAAATTTTATCTTCATTTTCTATCGCGCTCATTATTTGGTTTGTGGGTGTTAAGGGAAGTTCATACGCTATTAATCTTGGCGATATTACTTTTTTTGTAATGATGATCAACATGTTGTTTCGTCCGATTCGCATGTTGGCAGATCGTTTAAATACTTTGCAAATGGGAATTGTGTCTGCAGAGCGTGTTTTTAAAGTTTTGGATACCGATGAAAAAATTTCCAATACCGGAACTCTGAATTTTGAAAGCGTAAAGGATAACATTGAATTTAAAGATGTTTGGTTCGCCTATAGAAAAGACCATTTTGTATTGAAGAATGTTTCTTTTAAAATTAATGCCGGTCAAACTATAGCTTTAGTAGGTGCTACGGGAGCAGGAAAGTCGACGATCATTAATTTATTGAGCCGCTTTTATGAATACAACAAAGGGCACATTTTTATAGATGGAATAGAAATCAGGGATTTTGATTTAGAATCCTTAAGAAAAAATACAGGAGTTGTTTTACAGGATGTTTATTTGTTTAACGACTCTATTTTAAACAACATTACGCTCAATAATTCTGCGATTCAGTTTGAAGAAGTAGAACGTGCCACCAAAGAGATTGGATTGTACGAATACATCCTTTCTTTGCCAGGAGGATTTCAGTACCAGGTAACAGAACGCGGGCAAAGTCTCTCGGCAGGTCAGCGCCAGCTTATTGCATTTATCCGGGCCTTTGTTTATCAGCCTTCTATTTTTATTTTAGATGAAGCAACAGCCACTATTGATACACAAACAGAGATTTTAATCCAGAGGGCCGTTGAAAAAATTTCGGAGGGCAGAACGTCAATTATCATCGCTCACCGCTTGTCAACCATTAAACATGTAAATAAAGTTTTGGTATTTGACCAGGGAGAAATTATTGAGGAGGGCTCTATACCTGATTTGATGGGACGCGACAGCCGTTTTAAAAAGTTAAATGAGTTACAGAATAAAGAAGAAATAATAAGCTCCTGA
- a CDS encoding tRNA pseudouridine(38-40) synthase TruA translates to MARFFLTLSYNGTNFNGWQIQENTASTVEQVLEEKLSMLLKEKIDLVGCGRTDSGVHAKNYVAHFDSHCVDLIENKDHWIYKFNTILPPTIAIQNIQKVKDTSHARFEATQRVYYYYVNQHKNPFRDSFSWYVYGELDFEVMNRAAATLLEYEDFTSFSKVNTQNKTNNCKITKAVWQKSAEHEWRFTISADRFLRGMVRAIVGTLVMVGKNKITISDFKKIIEAKDRRVAGNNAPANALFLTGIKYPKEIFE, encoded by the coding sequence ATGGCTCGTTTTTTTTTAACGCTTTCTTACAATGGCACAAACTTTAATGGTTGGCAAATACAAGAGAACACGGCCAGTACTGTAGAGCAGGTTTTGGAAGAAAAACTTTCTATGCTTTTAAAGGAAAAGATTGATCTTGTGGGTTGTGGAAGAACAGATTCGGGGGTACACGCAAAGAATTACGTTGCGCATTTCGATAGTCATTGTGTTGATCTGATTGAAAATAAAGATCATTGGATCTATAAATTCAATACCATTCTTCCGCCAACTATTGCGATTCAAAATATTCAAAAAGTAAAAGATACTTCTCACGCCAGGTTTGAAGCTACGCAGAGGGTTTACTACTATTACGTCAATCAACATAAAAATCCTTTTAGAGATAGCTTTAGCTGGTACGTTTACGGTGAATTGGATTTTGAGGTGATGAACAGGGCGGCCGCAACTCTTCTGGAATACGAAGATTTTACAAGCTTTAGCAAAGTGAATACACAAAATAAAACAAACAACTGTAAAATTACCAAAGCAGTATGGCAAAAAAGTGCAGAGCATGAATGGCGCTTTACAATAAGTGCCGATCGCTTTCTAAGAGGCATGGTAAGAGCCATTGTGGGCACTCTGGTTATGGTGGGTAAGAACAAGATTACCATAAGCGATTTTAAAAAAATTATAGAAGCAAAAGACAGAAGAGTTGCTGGAAACAATGCTCCTGCCAATGCCTTATTTTTAACAGGAATTAAATATCCAAAAGAAATTTTTGAGTGA
- a CDS encoding 23S rRNA (uracil(1939)-C(5))-methyltransferase RlmD translates to MSKIKKNFVLENLEVVDISTEGKAIAKNDGLVVFIDGAVPGDMVDVMVHRKKNSFAEGTVHKMNKLSEYRVQPLCEHFGTCGGCKWQNLNYKTQLDFKQKYVFDAFTRIGKLDFPDLLPILGNEKDYYYRNKLEFSFSNKKWLTKEQMDSEVVIENKNALGFHIPGMFDKILAIENCYLQNEPSNTIRNKVRDYAFKNKLTFFDIRNKSGLLRTLMIRTTSTGEIMVVLSVFEWLEKETFALLEFMKIEFPQITCLQYVHNDKGNDTFFGLDIKTYYGRDHILEEMEGLKFKISAKSFYQTNSEQAYNLYKITRDFAGLTGEELVYDLYTGTGTIANFVARQAKKVVGIEYVEDAIKDAVENSKTNNIGNTLFFAGNMKDVLNEEFLTTHGHPDVIITDPPRAGMDPEVVSVILKARPKKVVYVSCNPSTQARDLALMQDQYKIIKTQPVDMFPQTAHIENVTLLERM, encoded by the coding sequence ATGTCGAAGATTAAGAAGAATTTTGTTTTAGAAAACCTGGAAGTAGTTGACATCAGCACCGAAGGAAAAGCCATTGCGAAAAATGATGGTCTTGTTGTTTTTATTGATGGTGCTGTTCCCGGTGATATGGTGGACGTTATGGTACATCGCAAAAAAAACAGTTTTGCTGAGGGAACCGTTCATAAAATGAACAAACTTTCTGAATACCGCGTACAACCCCTGTGCGAGCATTTTGGAACCTGTGGTGGCTGCAAATGGCAAAACCTGAATTATAAAACGCAACTTGATTTCAAGCAAAAATATGTTTTCGATGCCTTTACACGCATAGGTAAACTGGACTTTCCTGACTTACTTCCGATTTTAGGAAACGAAAAAGACTATTACTACCGTAATAAATTGGAATTTTCTTTCTCCAATAAAAAATGGCTTACCAAGGAACAAATGGATTCTGAAGTAGTTATTGAAAATAAAAATGCCTTGGGATTTCACATACCCGGTATGTTCGATAAAATTCTTGCCATTGAAAATTGTTATTTACAAAACGAGCCCAGTAACACCATACGGAACAAAGTACGCGACTACGCCTTTAAAAACAAACTCACTTTTTTCGACATAAGAAATAAATCAGGTCTTCTTAGAACCTTAATGATTCGCACTACCAGCACCGGAGAGATCATGGTGGTACTTTCTGTTTTTGAATGGCTGGAAAAAGAAACCTTTGCTTTGCTGGAATTCATGAAGATCGAATTCCCTCAAATTACTTGCCTGCAATACGTTCACAACGACAAAGGGAACGATACTTTTTTCGGCCTGGACATTAAAACCTATTACGGCAGAGATCACATCCTCGAAGAGATGGAAGGCCTAAAATTTAAGATCAGCGCCAAATCCTTTTACCAGACCAATTCTGAACAAGCCTATAACTTATATAAAATTACCCGCGATTTCGCAGGTTTAACCGGAGAAGAACTTGTTTACGACCTTTACACAGGCACTGGCACCATTGCTAACTTTGTGGCAAGACAGGCAAAAAAAGTTGTCGGAATTGAATATGTAGAAGATGCCATTAAAGACGCAGTAGAAAATTCAAAAACAAATAACATAGGTAACACACTTTTCTTCGCAGGAAACATGAAAGATGTTCTTAATGAAGAATTCCTGACTACCCATGGACATCCCGATGTTATCATTACTGATCCTCCGCGTGCAGGAATGGATCCGGAAGTGGTAAGCGTGATCTTAAAAGCACGACCAAAAAAAGTAGTTTATGTAAGTTGTAATCCCAGCACGCAGGCAAGAGATTTAGCTTTAATGCAGGATCAGTACAAAATAATTAAGACCCAACCTGTGGACATGTTTCCCCAAACTGCGCATATAGAGAATGTTACCTTACTTGAGCGAATGTGA
- a CDS encoding phenylalanine--tRNA ligase subunit alpha, whose protein sequence is MTEKINSLMEEVDAFAAQTKEQVEEYRIKWLSKKGEVSALFDDFKNVPSDIKKEVGQKLNELKLKAQDKINHLKEKFESSESDNTPAADLSLPGFPTVQNGSRHPLTLVKNQIIDIFSRIGFTVSDGKEIEDDWHNFTALNTPENHPARDMQDTFYVNINPEMVLRTQTSSVQVHIMEHQKPPIRTISPGRVYRNEAISARAHCQFHQVEGLYIDEKVSFADLKQTLLYFAKEMFGADTKIRLRPSYFPFTEPSAEMDISCTICKGKGCNVCKYTGWVEILGCGMVDPQVLINCKIDENKFKGFAFGMGIERIAMLKYEIKDLRLFFENDSRFLKQFTSA, encoded by the coding sequence ATGACAGAAAAAATAAATAGTTTAATGGAAGAGGTAGATGCATTTGCTGCCCAAACCAAAGAACAGGTTGAAGAATACAGGATAAAATGGTTGAGTAAAAAAGGCGAAGTAAGTGCCTTGTTTGACGATTTTAAAAATGTGCCTTCCGATATTAAAAAAGAGGTTGGCCAAAAATTAAATGAGCTTAAATTAAAAGCGCAGGATAAGATCAATCACCTGAAAGAAAAATTCGAGTCCTCAGAATCGGATAACACGCCTGCTGCAGATCTTTCTTTACCTGGATTTCCAACGGTTCAGAATGGAAGTCGTCACCCTTTAACTTTGGTTAAAAATCAAATCATAGATATTTTTTCACGCATAGGTTTTACTGTAAGCGATGGAAAAGAAATTGAAGACGACTGGCATAATTTTACTGCTTTAAATACGCCGGAAAATCACCCCGCGCGGGACATGCAGGATACTTTTTATGTGAACATTAATCCTGAAATGGTTCTGCGTACACAAACATCCAGTGTACAGGTTCACATTATGGAACATCAAAAACCGCCTATCCGTACTATTTCTCCGGGTAGAGTTTACCGTAACGAAGCCATAAGTGCCCGCGCGCACTGCCAGTTTCACCAGGTAGAAGGTTTATACATTGATGAAAAAGTTTCATTTGCCGATTTAAAACAAACGCTTTTATATTTTGCCAAAGAAATGTTTGGTGCTGATACAAAAATAAGATTACGTCCAAGTTATTTTCCTTTTACGGAGCCCAGTGCTGAAATGGACATAAGCTGCACCATCTGTAAAGGAAAGGGCTGCAACGTTTGTAAATATACGGGTTGGGTAGAAATTTTAGGCTGTGGCATGGTAGATCCACAAGTTTTGATCAATTGCAAAATTGATGAAAATAAATTCAAAGGCTTTGCTTTCGGCATGGGCATTGAGCGTATTGCCATGTTAAAGTACGAAATTAAAGATCTGCGTTTGTTTTTTGAAAACGATAGCCGCTTCTTAAAACAATTTACTTCTGCATAA
- a CDS encoding tRNA preQ1(34) S-adenosylmethionine ribosyltransferase-isomerase QueA, whose translation MKLSMFKFNLPKELLAEHPAKNREDSRMMVVERATGKISHKKFKDVINYFDDGDVLMLNDTKVFPARMYGNKEKTGAKIEVFLLRELNAESRLWDVLVDPARKIRIGNKLYFGEDDSLVAEVIDNTTSRGRTLRFLYDGSYEEFRKILYDLGETPLPKYIKRAAEPEDTERYQTVFAKNEGAVAAPTAGLHFSRELLKRLEIKGVQFAPLTLHIGLGTFRTVEVEDLTKHKTESEEVLISSDTCKIVNAAKDKKKRVCAVGTTVMRAVETSVSTTGHLNPYVGWTNKFIFPPYDFSIANCMITNFHMPESTLLMMVSAFGGYDLITKAYKEAIKEKYRFYSYGDVMLII comes from the coding sequence ATGAAGTTATCAATGTTTAAATTTAATCTGCCAAAAGAACTATTGGCAGAGCATCCTGCAAAAAACCGTGAAGACTCGCGAATGATGGTAGTTGAACGTGCAACAGGAAAAATTTCTCACAAAAAATTTAAAGACGTTATCAATTATTTTGATGATGGTGATGTGTTAATGCTTAATGACACAAAAGTGTTCCCTGCGCGTATGTATGGGAATAAAGAAAAAACAGGAGCAAAAATTGAAGTTTTTTTACTGCGCGAATTAAATGCAGAAAGCCGTTTATGGGACGTATTGGTTGATCCGGCGCGTAAAATCCGTATCGGTAATAAATTATATTTTGGTGAAGATGATAGTTTGGTTGCTGAGGTAATCGACAACACAACTTCCCGCGGACGTACCTTGCGTTTCTTATACGATGGTAGCTATGAAGAGTTTAGAAAAATTCTTTACGACTTAGGCGAAACACCACTTCCAAAATACATTAAACGCGCTGCAGAGCCTGAAGATACAGAACGTTATCAGACTGTTTTTGCTAAGAATGAAGGAGCTGTGGCAGCTCCAACAGCAGGTTTACACTTTAGCCGCGAATTATTGAAACGCCTCGAAATTAAAGGTGTGCAGTTTGCACCGTTAACTTTACACATTGGTCTTGGTACTTTTAGAACGGTTGAGGTAGAAGACTTAACCAAACACAAAACAGAGAGCGAAGAAGTTTTAATTTCAAGCGACACTTGTAAAATTGTAAATGCTGCGAAAGATAAAAAGAAAAGAGTTTGTGCTGTAGGAACAACGGTAATGCGTGCTGTAGAGACTTCAGTTTCAACTACAGGGCACTTAAATCCGTATGTGGGCTGGACAAATAAATTTATTTTTCCTCCTTATGATTTTAGCATTGCCAATTGTATGATCACCAATTTCCACATGCCGGAAAGTACTTTATTGATGATGGTAAGCGCCTTTGGTGGGTATGACCTTATTACTAAAGCTTATAAAGAAGCAATCAAAGAAAAATACCGTTTCTATTCTTATGGCGACGTGATGTTGATCATCTAA